A region of Selenomonadales bacterium 4137-cl DNA encodes the following proteins:
- a CDS encoding hydrogenase small subunit: MENNDSMWALFQKRGVSRRSFLKTCAVVTGMLGLAPSMLPEVVAAAEKKTLPPVIWLHGHECTGCDESFIRSQSPLASDVVLNMISLEYSDTLSAAAGEAFEHHLKDVMKKYAGQYILAVEGGVPLADNGIHCMAGGRTFLTALKEAAAGAAAIIEYGSCAAWGGVQAAKPNPTKSVAVSDVITGKPIVKVPGCPPIPEVMTAVVMHFALFGQLPPLDAQGRPKQFYGNRIHDTCYRRPFFDSGMFVEKFDDAGAKAGWCLYKVGCRGPVAYNSCGNMRWWNGLSYPIQSGAPCFGCASNNFWDNGPFYERLPNIPVPGTIADADKVGMVAAGAAVVGVVAHGALSAMQKSKQAKQQDTDVRGPEA, encoded by the coding sequence ATGGAAAATAACGATTCAATGTGGGCGTTATTCCAGAAACGGGGCGTGAGCCGGCGGTCTTTCCTGAAGACGTGCGCGGTTGTCACCGGTATGCTCGGCCTGGCGCCGTCCATGCTGCCCGAGGTGGTGGCCGCAGCCGAGAAGAAGACGCTGCCGCCTGTTATTTGGTTGCACGGCCACGAATGCACGGGCTGCGACGAGTCCTTCATCCGGTCCCAGTCGCCGCTGGCGTCCGATGTTGTCCTCAACATGATTTCCCTCGAGTACAGCGATACCCTGTCGGCAGCTGCCGGCGAAGCGTTCGAGCATCACCTCAAGGATGTGATGAAGAAGTACGCTGGGCAGTACATCCTGGCCGTCGAAGGCGGCGTGCCGCTCGCGGACAATGGCATTCACTGCATGGCGGGCGGACGCACTTTCCTGACGGCGCTAAAGGAAGCGGCCGCCGGAGCCGCGGCGATCATCGAGTACGGCTCGTGCGCCGCGTGGGGCGGCGTTCAGGCCGCCAAGCCCAACCCGACGAAATCGGTCGCGGTGAGCGACGTCATCACCGGCAAACCGATCGTCAAGGTGCCGGGCTGTCCGCCCATCCCCGAGGTAATGACCGCCGTCGTTATGCATTTCGCACTCTTCGGCCAGCTTCCGCCCCTCGACGCGCAGGGCCGGCCCAAGCAGTTCTACGGAAACCGTATCCACGATACCTGCTACCGCCGTCCGTTCTTCGACTCGGGAATGTTCGTCGAAAAGTTCGACGACGCCGGGGCCAAGGCCGGCTGGTGTCTGTACAAGGTGGGCTGCCGGGGTCCGGTGGCTTACAACTCCTGCGGCAACATGCGCTGGTGGAACGGCCTGTCTTATCCCATCCAGTCGGGAGCGCCTTGTTTCGGTTGCGCCAGCAATAATTTCTGGGACAACGGTCCGTTCTACGAGCGGCTGCCCAACATACCGGTGCCCGGCACGATCGCCGACGCCGATAAGGTGGGCATGGTAGCCGCCGGCGCGGCCGTGGTAGGGGTTGTCGCCCATGGAGCGCTGTCGGCCATGCAGAAGAGCAAGCAGGCCAAACAGCAAGATACTGACGTGAGGGGGCCTGAGGCATGA
- a CDS encoding HyaD/HybD family hydrogenase maturation endopeptidase — MTAINKQITVLGIGNILLKDEGFGVRVVEELLGRYRFPAAVQVLDGGTLGMDLLRFLTGTKRLVVVDAIDGGGPPGTFYRFAGDEVKAYFREKVSLHELGIKDVLAVLEATGRAIEEVVVLGVQPESLDLGLELTPVAAAVLPDTVAAVLAELDRWQVEVTAIDG, encoded by the coding sequence ATGACAGCGATAAACAAGCAAATTACGGTACTCGGCATCGGCAATATACTGCTCAAGGATGAGGGGTTCGGCGTCAGAGTAGTGGAAGAGCTGCTCGGCCGTTACCGTTTCCCCGCCGCCGTCCAGGTGCTTGACGGCGGAACGCTCGGCATGGATCTCCTGCGTTTTCTCACCGGGACCAAGCGGCTCGTCGTCGTCGATGCCATCGACGGCGGCGGGCCGCCAGGCACGTTCTACCGTTTCGCCGGCGACGAGGTCAAGGCGTATTTCCGGGAGAAAGTATCGCTCCACGAGCTCGGCATCAAGGATGTGCTGGCGGTGCTTGAAGCTACCGGCCGGGCGATTGAGGAAGTGGTCGTGCTCGGCGTCCAGCCGGAGTCGCTGGACCTCGGTCTCGAACTGACTCCTGTCGCCGCCGCCGTGCTGCCGGATACCGTTGCCGCGGTGCTGGCCGAGCTGGACCGCTGGCAGGTGGAGGTGACCGCGATTGACGGCTGA
- the nirJ2 gene encoding putative heme d1 biosynthesis radical SAM protein NirJ2 has protein sequence MIISWNTTRACNLSCVHCYRDAGAAETGELTTAEGKKLLDEIARAGFKIMVFSGGEPLMRPDIRELIAHARKLGLRPVLGTNGILITPETAAGLKEAGAACAGISLDSRDREKHDWFRGYEGAWEETMKGIAACREAGLPFQLHTTVMNWNEDEVTAITDLAVELGAVAHHIFFLVPTGRGKDIEDTTLKTQQYEALLEKILAKQAEVPIELKPTCAPQFMRIARQKGIPMRFTKGCLAGTSYCVILPNGDVHPCPYLPLKAGNVREAPFDAIWRDSALFHELRHQPLKGGCARCGYGDICGGCRARAYYYSDGDYLAEEPWCACGR, from the coding sequence ATGATAATTTCCTGGAATACGACCCGGGCCTGCAACCTCAGTTGCGTGCACTGCTACCGCGACGCCGGCGCCGCCGAAACCGGCGAACTGACGACGGCCGAGGGCAAGAAGCTGCTTGACGAGATTGCCCGCGCCGGTTTCAAGATCATGGTTTTCAGCGGCGGCGAGCCGCTTATGCGGCCCGACATCCGCGAGCTTATCGCCCACGCCAGGAAACTGGGCCTCAGGCCGGTGCTCGGCACCAACGGCATCCTGATAACCCCGGAAACGGCCGCCGGTCTCAAGGAAGCGGGTGCGGCCTGCGCCGGCATAAGCCTCGACAGCCGCGACCGCGAGAAGCATGACTGGTTCCGCGGGTACGAAGGGGCGTGGGAGGAGACGATGAAAGGCATCGCCGCCTGCCGCGAAGCCGGCCTGCCGTTTCAGCTCCATACCACTGTCATGAACTGGAACGAGGACGAGGTGACGGCGATAACCGACCTGGCGGTGGAGCTGGGGGCGGTGGCCCATCATATTTTTTTCCTCGTGCCCACCGGCCGGGGGAAGGATATCGAGGATACCACCCTCAAAACACAGCAGTACGAAGCCCTCCTGGAGAAGATCCTCGCCAAGCAGGCCGAGGTGCCCATCGAATTGAAGCCCACCTGCGCGCCGCAGTTCATGCGCATCGCCAGGCAGAAGGGCATCCCGATGAGGTTCACCAAGGGCTGCCTTGCCGGCACCTCCTACTGCGTTATCCTCCCTAACGGCGACGTGCATCCTTGCCCCTATCTGCCGCTAAAAGCCGGCAACGTGCGCGAGGCGCCCTTCGACGCCATCTGGCGGGACAGCGCCCTCTTCCACGAGCTGCGCCACCAGCCCCTCAAAGGCGGCTGCGCCCGGTGCGGCTACGGCGATATCTGCGGCGGCTGCCGCGCCAGGGCTTATTATTATTCCGACGGCGATTACCTGGCTGAGGAGCCTTGGTGTGCCTGCGGCCGGTAG
- a CDS encoding DUF1540 domain-containing protein — protein sequence MTLPGVKCKVQSCKYWKQGEQCDASAIEVNVDGGGMSARQSEQTNCHTFMPK from the coding sequence GTGACATTGCCTGGAGTCAAATGCAAAGTCCAGTCCTGTAAGTACTGGAAACAGGGAGAGCAGTGCGACGCATCCGCCATCGAGGTCAACGTCGACGGCGGCGGTATGAGCGCCCGCCAGAGCGAGCAAACTAACTGCCATACCTTCATGCCGAAGTAG
- a CDS encoding HAMP domain-containing sensor histidine kinase translates to MGNSLINKLHRRLTLVNVAVILLLFFILIVGAYFFFQHDMNRRTDAVAARLEADIKAGIITDLPQFKGPRKRPSPAAPPSFPPGPPPPAHNFFFVKTSPAGAITFQSSGQTLEGDHLAALAAAALAGENSKGTVSLEQNRYTYYKSPLASESGTLIIFHDMEHDLGLLRLLLTALTVVGAICALLSFAASHFMARRAMVPIRTAWRQQSDFLSDASHELRTPLAVIQTNLDIVLDNGGETVASQNKWLTNIREETVHMAKLVDSLLFLARADSNQQPLDIRPFPLGTALVRAVTPFEPLAAAKGITLEYAAARSISGYGDEARIKQVVGILLDNAIRHTPPGGEIKVELDRAGPKTVLTVADNGEGIAPEYHDKIFDRFFQADRSRNDSGAGLGLAIARWIVESHGGTIAVKSAPGKGTTFVVALPWK, encoded by the coding sequence ATGGGTAACAGCCTGATCAACAAATTGCACCGCCGCCTCACCCTCGTCAACGTGGCGGTCATCCTGCTGCTGTTTTTCATCCTCATCGTCGGCGCTTATTTCTTCTTCCAGCACGACATGAACCGGCGGACGGACGCGGTCGCCGCCAGGCTTGAGGCCGATATAAAGGCCGGCATCATTACCGACCTGCCGCAGTTCAAAGGGCCCAGAAAAAGGCCGTCGCCTGCAGCGCCGCCGTCCTTTCCGCCCGGCCCCCCTCCTCCGGCGCATAATTTCTTTTTCGTCAAAACCTCGCCGGCGGGTGCGATCACCTTTCAGTCTTCCGGGCAGACGCTCGAAGGCGACCATCTGGCCGCCCTTGCCGCCGCGGCTCTCGCCGGCGAGAACTCCAAGGGAACGGTGTCGCTAGAACAGAACCGCTATACCTATTACAAGTCGCCGCTGGCGAGTGAGTCTGGCACGCTCATTATCTTCCACGACATGGAGCACGACTTGGGACTGCTGCGATTGCTGCTGACGGCCCTGACGGTCGTCGGCGCCATCTGCGCGCTGCTGTCCTTCGCCGCCAGTCATTTCATGGCCAGGCGGGCGATGGTGCCAATCCGGACGGCCTGGAGGCAGCAGAGCGATTTTCTGTCCGACGCCTCCCACGAGCTCCGTACCCCGCTCGCCGTCATCCAGACCAACCTCGACATCGTGTTGGACAATGGCGGCGAGACAGTGGCCAGCCAGAACAAGTGGCTGACAAATATCCGCGAAGAAACCGTCCACATGGCCAAACTGGTTGACTCGCTCCTCTTTCTCGCCCGGGCTGATTCCAACCAGCAACCGCTCGACATCCGCCCTTTTCCCCTGGGCACGGCGCTGGTAAGGGCTGTGACGCCGTTCGAGCCCCTGGCCGCAGCCAAAGGAATCACCCTCGAATACGCGGCCGCCAGGTCTATCAGCGGATACGGGGACGAAGCGCGCATCAAACAGGTCGTCGGCATCCTGCTCGACAACGCCATCCGGCATACGCCTCCCGGCGGCGAAATCAAGGTGGAGCTGGACCGCGCCGGCCCGAAAACGGTGCTGACCGTCGCCGACAACGGCGAAGGAATCGCCCCCGAATACCACGACAAAATCTTCGACCGCTTCTTCCAGGCAGACAGGTCCCGTAACGACAGCGGAGCGGGCCTCGGGCTGGCGATCGCCAGATGGATCGTCGAAAGCCACGGAGGTACGATCGCGGTAAAAAGCGCTCCCGGCAAGGGCACGACTTTCGTTGTCGCGCTACCGTGGAAATAA
- the aroH gene encoding chorismate mutase: MRGVRGATTVEANCREDIFRRTTELVQAMAAENCIASEDIGAVIFSSTPDLDAAFPAAAAREMGWAEVPLFGTQEIASADGVARCIRVLILWNTDKGQGEIRHIYLHGAAVLRKDIAGN, encoded by the coding sequence CTGCGCGGCGTACGCGGGGCTACGACAGTCGAAGCCAACTGCCGGGAGGATATTTTTCGGCGCACGACCGAGCTTGTTCAGGCGATGGCCGCCGAAAACTGCATCGCCAGCGAAGATATCGGTGCCGTCATCTTCAGTTCTACCCCCGACCTCGATGCGGCATTTCCCGCCGCCGCCGCCCGCGAGATGGGCTGGGCGGAAGTGCCGCTGTTCGGCACCCAGGAGATCGCCAGCGCGGACGGCGTGGCCCGCTGCATCCGCGTCCTCATCCTGTGGAACACCGACAAGGGTCAGGGGGAGATCAGGCATATATACCTGCACGGCGCCGCCGTCCTCCGCAAGGATATTGCCGGGAACTGA
- the mqnE gene encoding aminofutalosine synthase MqnE, whose amino-acid sequence MLQTTYQHIAARVARGERLTREDGLALLGCNDLAWLGHLADTVKQRLSGKYVYFNVNRHINLTNICLAKCRFCAFGCDAKSSQAYFLSKENVIDIASRSARDPDLRELHIVSGLHPDWPFDYYVDIIRSLKAALPHLHLKAFTAVEICHFAQISGQSVAAVLQTLKEAGLDSMPGGGAEIFSERVRQDLCPHKASAAEWLEIARTAHNLGIPTNATMLYGHIETAEERIDHLLTLRDLQDETGGFQTFLALPFHPHNTGLANEVKRVSAWEDLKMVAVSRLLLDNFRHVKAYWIMLTLPVAQLALGFGADDIDGTVTEEKITHAAGARTAQHLDKETLIATIRQTGHTPVERDSVYNIIKKY is encoded by the coding sequence ATTTTGCAGACAACCTACCAACACATTGCCGCCAGGGTAGCTCGCGGCGAACGGCTGACACGCGAGGACGGCCTTGCCCTACTCGGCTGCAATGATCTTGCGTGGCTCGGGCACCTGGCCGACACCGTCAAGCAGCGCCTGAGCGGCAAATACGTATACTTCAACGTCAACCGCCACATCAACCTGACGAACATCTGCCTGGCGAAATGCCGCTTCTGCGCTTTCGGCTGCGATGCCAAAAGCTCCCAGGCCTACTTCCTCAGCAAGGAAAATGTCATCGACATCGCCAGCCGTTCGGCCCGCGATCCCGATCTGCGCGAACTCCATATCGTCAGCGGCCTCCATCCCGACTGGCCGTTCGACTACTATGTGGACATCATCCGTTCCCTGAAGGCGGCCCTACCCCATTTGCACCTCAAGGCGTTCACCGCCGTGGAGATCTGCCACTTCGCCCAGATCTCCGGCCAGAGCGTCGCCGCGGTGCTGCAAACCCTCAAAGAGGCCGGCCTCGACTCGATGCCCGGCGGCGGGGCGGAGATCTTCAGCGAGCGCGTGCGCCAGGACCTTTGCCCCCACAAGGCAAGCGCCGCCGAATGGCTCGAAATTGCCCGCACCGCCCACAACCTCGGCATCCCCACCAACGCCACGATGCTCTACGGCCACATCGAAACGGCCGAGGAGCGGATCGACCACCTCCTGACTCTAAGGGACCTTCAAGACGAAACCGGCGGCTTCCAGACCTTCCTCGCCCTCCCCTTCCATCCCCACAACACCGGCCTCGCGAACGAAGTGAAAAGAGTTTCGGCGTGGGAGGACCTCAAAATGGTGGCTGTCTCCCGGCTACTGCTGGACAACTTCCGCCATGTCAAAGCATACTGGATAATGCTCACCCTGCCGGTAGCCCAACTGGCGCTCGGTTTCGGCGCCGACGACATCGACGGGACGGTGACGGAGGAGAAGATAACCCACGCCGCCGGAGCGCGGACCGCCCAGCACCTCGACAAGGAAACGCTGATCGCCACCATCCGCCAGACAGGGCATACGCCCGTCGAACGGGATTCTGTTTATAACATTATCAAGAAGTATTGA
- a CDS encoding CAP domain-containing protein, whose translation MIKQILKNKLVPLLLTVTLLTTSFGGAFALPAAAADGAAVRDGASDNSILAAVVAVGLIAALAGGGSSDSGVAPSKGTGTDVGSGSGSNPSGGTSTASEEQQALALLNQDRAANGLPALKANTQLTQLARNYAQDMIARGFFSHYNPEGQSPFDRMQQAGISYKYAGENLAVNSGIAAAEVAFMNSSGHRANILSPNFTEVGIGVARNTRGQVYVVQEFIGR comes from the coding sequence ATGATAAAACAAATACTGAAAAACAAACTCGTTCCCCTTTTGCTAACAGTCACCCTGCTCACGACATCGTTCGGCGGCGCTTTCGCCCTCCCGGCCGCGGCGGCCGACGGGGCTGCGGTCCGGGACGGGGCCTCGGATAACAGCATTCTGGCGGCGGTCGTCGCCGTAGGCCTGATCGCCGCTCTCGCCGGTGGCGGCTCTTCCGACAGCGGAGTGGCGCCGAGCAAAGGCACCGGTACGGATGTCGGCTCAGGCTCGGGCTCAAACCCGAGCGGCGGCACCAGCACGGCCAGCGAGGAACAGCAGGCTCTCGCGCTGCTGAACCAGGACCGGGCCGCGAACGGTCTCCCGGCGCTCAAAGCCAACACCCAACTGACCCAGTTGGCGAGAAACTACGCCCAAGATATGATCGCCCGCGGCTTCTTTTCCCACTACAACCCCGAAGGCCAGTCGCCGTTCGACCGCATGCAGCAGGCAGGCATCAGCTACAAGTATGCCGGCGAAAACCTCGCCGTCAATTCGGGCATCGCCGCCGCCGAGGTCGCGTTCATGAACAGCTCCGGCCACCGCGCCAACATCCTCAGCCCTAACTTTACCGAGGTCGGCATCGGCGTGGCCCGCAACACCAGGGGCCAGGTGTATGTGGTGCAGGAATTCATCGGCAGGTAA
- a CDS encoding nickel-dependent hydrogenase large subunit: MKRIVVDPITRIEGHLRVELKIDEATGKVQDALSSGTAWRGIELILKDRDPRDAWAFVQRICGVCTTVHALASLRSVEDALGIEIPKNANYMRNIMNATQTAQDHLVHFYHLHALDWVSPVEALKADPAATAALQNVVLEKYALPLSGPMDFNFDAYPKDFPKATTAYYKAVQGKVKQIVESGQLGIFAAHWWDHPDYQLLPPEVHLMAVGHYLNMLDRQRELVGSHVVFGGKNPHPHYIVGGMPCSISMNDMNAPVNSERLAVVDQSIMLAINLVNYFYLPDLLAIGHMYVQKGYVDGGGLAKERVLGYGDFPDEPYTGIANGDYHKKLLFRCNGVVENFGKGLEAAVYHELAGKDYADPAILAEGVEHSWYTYPQAGKDLHPWDGVTAQNFTGPKEGSKTEWKYLDESGKYSWLKTPKWKGKMAEVGPLARYIVIYTKVKKGVIKPTWAEKMAVDQIDAVSKVLGLPPEVWMPTMVGRTAIRGLEAQLNAYINKYYFDKLVKNIRSGDTAVANTVKWEPSSWAKTAKGVGLHEAPRGALGHWVVIKDGKIDNYQAIVPSTWNACPRDSKAGYGAYEASMIDTKVKVADKPLEILKTIHSFDPCLACATHLYDAEGKEVGVVHTDPYFKG, from the coding sequence ATGAAGCGAATCGTAGTTGATCCTATTACCCGCATCGAAGGCCACCTGCGGGTCGAGCTGAAAATAGACGAAGCAACCGGCAAGGTGCAGGACGCCCTGTCGAGCGGCACCGCCTGGCGCGGCATAGAACTCATCCTCAAGGATCGCGATCCGCGCGACGCCTGGGCGTTCGTGCAGCGCATCTGCGGCGTCTGCACTACCGTGCACGCGCTGGCCTCGCTGCGTTCCGTCGAGGATGCCCTGGGTATCGAAATCCCCAAGAATGCCAACTATATGCGCAACATCATGAACGCCACCCAGACTGCCCAGGACCATCTGGTTCATTTCTATCACCTGCACGCCCTCGACTGGGTCAGCCCGGTTGAGGCCCTCAAGGCCGATCCGGCCGCCACCGCCGCGCTACAGAACGTGGTGCTCGAGAAGTATGCCCTGCCGCTCAGCGGGCCGATGGACTTTAATTTCGACGCCTATCCGAAGGACTTCCCCAAGGCGACGACTGCCTACTATAAGGCTGTCCAGGGCAAGGTCAAGCAGATCGTCGAAAGCGGCCAGCTCGGCATTTTCGCCGCCCATTGGTGGGACCACCCCGACTATCAGCTGCTGCCCCCGGAAGTCCACCTCATGGCGGTCGGCCACTACCTCAACATGCTCGACCGGCAGCGCGAACTGGTCGGTTCCCACGTCGTTTTCGGCGGCAAGAACCCCCACCCGCACTACATCGTAGGCGGCATGCCCTGTTCGATTTCGATGAACGACATGAACGCCCCGGTCAACAGCGAGCGGCTGGCCGTCGTCGACCAATCGATCATGCTGGCTATCAACCTCGTGAACTATTTCTATCTGCCCGACCTCCTGGCGATCGGCCACATGTATGTCCAGAAAGGCTACGTGGACGGCGGCGGCCTGGCGAAGGAGCGGGTGCTGGGTTACGGCGACTTCCCCGACGAGCCCTACACCGGCATCGCCAACGGCGATTATCACAAGAAGCTGCTCTTCCGCTGCAACGGCGTTGTCGAGAACTTCGGCAAAGGCCTGGAGGCTGCGGTTTACCATGAACTGGCCGGCAAGGATTACGCCGATCCGGCGATCCTCGCCGAGGGTGTCGAACACTCCTGGTACACCTACCCGCAGGCCGGCAAGGACCTCCATCCCTGGGACGGCGTCACCGCCCAGAACTTTACCGGCCCCAAGGAAGGCAGCAAGACGGAGTGGAAGTACCTCGACGAGTCCGGCAAGTATTCGTGGCTCAAGACCCCGAAATGGAAAGGCAAGATGGCTGAGGTCGGCCCGCTGGCCCGCTATATCGTCATCTACACCAAGGTCAAGAAGGGCGTCATCAAGCCGACCTGGGCGGAGAAGATGGCCGTCGACCAGATCGATGCCGTTTCCAAGGTTCTCGGCCTGCCGCCGGAAGTGTGGATGCCCACCATGGTCGGCCGCACCGCTATCCGCGGGTTGGAGGCCCAGCTCAACGCCTACATCAACAAATACTACTTCGATAAACTGGTCAAGAACATCCGCTCCGGCGACACCGCCGTGGCCAACACCGTCAAATGGGAACCGTCCAGTTGGGCCAAGACCGCCAAAGGTGTCGGCCTGCACGAGGCGCCCCGCGGCGCGCTCGGGCACTGGGTCGTCATCAAGGACGGCAAGATCGACAACTACCAGGCCATCGTCCCCAGCACCTGGAACGCCTGTCCTCGCGACAGCAAGGCCGGCTACGGGGCCTACGAGGCCAGCATGATCGACACCAAGGTCAAGGTGGCCGACAAACCGCTCGAGATCCTCAAGACCATCCACTCCTTCGACCCCTGCCTTGCCTGCGCCACCCACCTCTACGATGCTGAAGGCAAGGAAGTGGGCGTCGTTCATACCGATCCCTATTTTAAGGGTTAG
- the cybH gene encoding Ni/Fe-hydrogenase, b-type cytochrome subunit: protein MSEGPVKEYYIYSPWLRIFHWLMAISVGVLFATGLYIGNPFFIGTQGVEPTFAVQKLLSMETIRYIHFFAAFVLTAAFILRIYGFAVNRGDRLLPRFWTALYWQGIVEMLKHYLFLSAEHRPFLRNSLARSAYLGVYVLLVIEALTGFAMYVMVNPNSLGAKLFGPVNGFLGGEYTVHIVHHYVAWLLAIFVIVHVYLVVRADFMEREGEASSMLSGVKFYAHKPADIGDIADDSDKQANYGTRHRQYTAQG, encoded by the coding sequence ATGAGTGAGGGTCCTGTGAAGGAATACTACATCTACAGTCCGTGGCTGCGGATATTCCACTGGCTGATGGCCATTTCGGTGGGCGTCCTGTTCGCAACCGGCCTGTATATCGGCAATCCGTTCTTCATCGGCACCCAGGGTGTCGAGCCCACCTTCGCCGTCCAAAAACTGCTGTCGATGGAGACCATCCGCTACATCCATTTCTTTGCCGCTTTTGTCCTGACGGCGGCCTTTATCCTGCGGATCTACGGTTTCGCCGTCAACCGCGGCGACCGCCTGCTGCCGAGGTTCTGGACCGCGCTTTACTGGCAGGGGATCGTGGAAATGCTGAAGCATTACCTTTTCCTGTCGGCGGAGCATCGGCCTTTCCTGCGCAACTCGCTGGCACGCAGCGCCTATCTGGGCGTGTATGTCCTGCTTGTCATCGAGGCGCTGACCGGCTTCGCGATGTATGTCATGGTGAACCCCAACAGCTTGGGGGCGAAGCTTTTCGGCCCCGTCAACGGCTTCCTCGGGGGCGAGTACACCGTTCATATCGTTCACCACTATGTGGCCTGGCTGCTCGCTATCTTCGTCATCGTCCACGTTTACCTGGTCGTCCGCGCCGATTTCATGGAGCGGGAAGGCGAAGCTTCGAGCATGTTGTCCGGCGTGAAATTTTACGCCCACAAACCCGCAGATATAGGAGATATAGCCGATGACAGCGATAAACAAGCAAATTACGGTACTCGGCATCGGCAATATACTGCTCAAGGATGA
- a CDS encoding glycosyltransferase family 2 protein codes for MKLVSIVVPVFNEQENIDIFYKEVCKHMEPLPYRFELIFVDDGSRDATPAILHRLSGEDPRVRALILARNYGLQGALSCGLDHAQGDAVVSMDGDMQHPPEMVPQLIAKWEEGFDVVQTIRLTTEGVSWFKNFTSSTFYKLMNAMSKVRVQEGGSDFRLLDKRVVESFRLFREKARFIRGMISDIGFCQTQISFVAPPRYAGVSKFSLRKMLTFALDGITAYSKLPLRFAFYTGVIFGAISVGLTVHVLYIKLFTAEAVPGWATISASILLLGGLQLVFMGIIGEYVGRIFEEVKRRPLYLVREKLNWPREGGGDDRP; via the coding sequence ATGAAACTCGTTTCCATCGTCGTGCCAGTTTTCAACGAACAGGAAAACATCGACATATTCTATAAAGAAGTGTGCAAACATATGGAACCGCTGCCGTACCGCTTCGAGCTCATCTTCGTCGACGACGGCTCGCGGGACGCCACGCCGGCCATCCTCCACCGCCTCTCCGGGGAAGACCCGCGGGTGCGGGCGCTCATCCTCGCCCGCAATTACGGCCTCCAGGGGGCTTTGTCCTGCGGGCTGGATCACGCGCAAGGGGATGCGGTGGTAAGCATGGACGGCGATATGCAGCACCCCCCGGAGATGGTACCCCAACTGATTGCCAAGTGGGAGGAAGGCTTCGACGTCGTCCAGACCATCCGCCTCACTACCGAGGGTGTCTCCTGGTTTAAGAATTTCACTTCCAGCACTTTCTACAAGCTGATGAACGCCATGTCCAAGGTTCGTGTCCAGGAAGGGGGCTCCGATTTCCGCCTGCTGGACAAGCGGGTGGTGGAGAGTTTCCGCCTGTTCCGGGAAAAAGCCCGCTTTATCCGCGGTATGATCAGCGACATCGGTTTCTGCCAGACGCAGATCTCGTTTGTCGCTCCGCCCCGCTACGCCGGCGTGTCGAAGTTTTCGCTCCGCAAGATGTTGACCTTCGCCCTTGACGGCATTACCGCCTATTCCAAACTTCCCCTCCGCTTCGCTTTTTACACGGGGGTGATTTTTGGGGCGATCAGCGTCGGGCTGACCGTACACGTCCTTTACATCAAACTTTTCACCGCCGAGGCCGTGCCCGGCTGGGCGACGATCTCGGCCAGCATCCTGCTTCTCGGCGGCCTGCAGCTCGTTTTTATGGGTATTATCGGCGAGTATGTAGGGCGGATATTCGAGGAGGTCAAGCGGCGGCCGCTATACCTGGTCCGCGAGAAGCTCAACTGGCCGCGCGAAGGCGGCGGGGACGACCGCCCGTAG
- a CDS encoding hydrogenase expression/formation C-terminal domain-containing protein, which produces MTADSGVSEKAKAVLAEIAAALERYIAGGEGWTIYINKMGLAQEERQAIRDCLGQGGIRINLEKSDEPAEWLESGVAGVWYGVFYDQSRRPLLETIEVGRFPAIAAAQPEDMTGGLDALRQQLVEL; this is translated from the coding sequence TTGACGGCTGATAGCGGAGTTTCCGAAAAAGCGAAAGCAGTGCTTGCCGAAATCGCCGCCGCGCTCGAACGCTACATCGCGGGCGGCGAGGGCTGGACAATTTACATCAACAAGATGGGGCTCGCCCAGGAGGAACGGCAGGCAATCCGGGACTGCCTCGGGCAGGGCGGGATACGCATCAACCTCGAAAAAAGCGACGAGCCGGCCGAGTGGCTGGAGAGCGGTGTCGCCGGCGTCTGGTACGGGGTGTTTTACGATCAGTCACGGCGCCCGTTGCTTGAAACGATCGAGGTGGGCCGTTTTCCGGCCATCGCCGCCGCCCAGCCGGAAGACATGACCGGTGGCCTGGATGCGCTCAGGCAGCAACTGGTTGAGTTATAA